Proteins co-encoded in one Methanothermobacter sp. genomic window:
- a CDS encoding lactaldehyde dehydrogenase, with the protein MKMLINGRLKGEEKIEIRNPYTNEIIDKVPAASKEDTREAISAAKKAKDKMISLTAHRISEALYDTSQELKKRSKEFSHLLALDSGKPIKAAQDEVKRSIETLKLSAEESKRIYGETIPMDAGIGGKNFIGFTIKLPLGVIAAITPFNYPLNLAIHKVGPALASKNSVILKPSLKAPLSALKIGEILDEYFPPGAINVLTGRASIIGDELLKSEDIDKISFTGGFKTGKMIAEKSGMKKITLELGGNDPLIVLKDANIEKAVKGTIRGSYLYSGQICIAVKRIIVDEKIADEFAQKLVKETSKLRIGDPLDPKTDIGPLINEKAAINIEKLVSEAIDEGAELLYGGGRDGNLFEPTVLDNVRPSMRLVREETFGPVSPIIRVKDADEALKVANSTCYALQAGVFTENIHEALRFASELEAGAVLINKQSTYRVDHMPFGGFDCSGMGKEGVKYAIEDMTRTKLIIFNKK; encoded by the coding sequence ATGAAAATGTTAATCAATGGAAGACTCAAGGGCGAGGAGAAGATCGAAATACGCAATCCCTATACCAATGAGATCATAGACAAAGTACCCGCAGCTTCAAAGGAAGATACAAGAGAAGCTATTTCAGCGGCTAAAAAAGCCAAAGATAAGATGATTTCATTAACAGCGCACAGAATTTCAGAGGCACTTTATGATACAAGTCAGGAACTCAAAAAAAGATCTAAAGAATTTTCACATTTACTAGCCCTCGATTCTGGGAAGCCTATAAAAGCAGCCCAAGACGAGGTCAAAAGATCCATCGAAACACTGAAATTATCCGCTGAAGAATCCAAGAGAATATATGGAGAGACAATCCCAATGGACGCTGGTATAGGAGGTAAGAACTTCATAGGCTTCACCATAAAACTACCACTAGGAGTTATAGCAGCCATAACACCATTCAACTATCCACTTAACCTAGCCATCCACAAAGTTGGCCCGGCACTTGCATCAAAAAATAGTGTAATATTAAAACCATCACTTAAAGCACCATTATCAGCACTAAAAATAGGCGAAATATTAGATGAATACTTCCCGCCAGGTGCAATAAATGTTCTGACAGGTAGAGCTTCCATTATAGGGGACGAACTTTTAAAAAGCGAGGATATTGACAAAATATCATTCACAGGAGGCTTTAAAACAGGTAAAATGATAGCGGAAAAGAGTGGGATGAAAAAAATCACCCTAGAATTAGGGGGTAACGACCCACTCATAGTACTCAAAGACGCTAACATAGAAAAAGCTGTTAAAGGTACTATAAGGGGCTCATACCTCTACTCAGGCCAGATATGTATAGCAGTAAAGAGGATAATTGTCGATGAGAAAATAGCAGATGAATTTGCGCAAAAATTGGTCAAAGAAACTTCAAAGTTGAGAATAGGCGATCCACTCGACCCAAAAACTGATATAGGCCCCCTTATAAATGAAAAGGCCGCCATAAACATTGAAAAGTTGGTTTCGGAGGCGATAGATGAAGGCGCGGAGCTTTTATATGGTGGGGGGAGGGATGGAAACCTCTTCGAACCTACTGTATTAGATAATGTTAGACCTTCAATGAGACTTGTTAGGGAGGAAACATTTGGCCCAGTATCACCTATAATAAGAGTTAAAGATGCTGATGAAGCCTTGAAGGTCGCTAATAGCACTTGTTATGCTCTCCAGGCAGGGGTTTTCACAGAGAACATACATGAGGCTTTAAGATTCGCTTCGGAATTAGAGGCGGGAGCAGTACTTATAAATAAACAATCGACTTACAGGGTCGATCACATGCCATTCGGAGGCTTTGACTGCAGTGGAATGGGTAAAGAGGGCGTTAAATATGCTATAGAGGACATGACAAGAACTAAACTTATTATATTCAACAAAAAATGA
- a CDS encoding aspartate dehydrogenase, with amino-acid sequence MIVGIVGCGAIANIITSYILEEDSNIKLRFFYDRDLEKAENLSSMVDGIAVLKVEDMLDKVDLIIEAASPEAVAEIVPDILKAGKDVLIMSVGALMDKGLRSKIEALASKNNANVYIPSGAIVGLDGIKAASIGEITSVKLTTRKPPRSLGITTDEKKVLYKGNASEAVKKFPLNINVAATLSIVCDMDVEVEIIVDPQVDRNVHEITVKGDFGELKTIAKNIRCALNPKTSVLAAYSAIKLLKSLSENFKVGT; translated from the coding sequence ATGATAGTAGGGATAGTGGGTTGCGGAGCCATAGCTAACATAATCACAAGCTACATTTTGGAAGAAGATTCTAACATCAAACTTAGATTCTTCTATGATAGGGATCTTGAAAAGGCTGAGAACCTATCATCTATGGTAGATGGGATAGCAGTTTTAAAAGTAGAGGACATGTTAGACAAAGTCGATCTCATAATAGAAGCCGCATCCCCCGAGGCCGTGGCCGAAATCGTCCCCGATATCCTCAAAGCAGGAAAAGACGTTCTTATAATGAGTGTAGGGGCTTTAATGGACAAAGGGCTTCGTTCAAAAATCGAAGCTTTAGCCTCGAAGAATAATGCGAATGTTTACATCCCTTCAGGTGCTATAGTAGGCTTAGATGGTATAAAAGCAGCCTCTATAGGTGAGATCACCTCTGTTAAATTAACCACGAGGAAGCCCCCACGTTCACTAGGCATAACCACCGATGAAAAAAAAGTACTATATAAGGGTAATGCTTCAGAAGCTGTTAAAAAATTCCCCCTTAACATAAATGTAGCAGCCACACTCAGCATAGTATGTGACATGGATGTTGAAGTCGAGATTATAGTGGATCCTCAAGTAGATAGGAATGTGCATGAAATCACCGTTAAAGGAGACTTTGGAGAATTAAAAACAATCGCAAAGAATATTAGATGCGCACTCAACCCCAAAACGAGTGTATTAGCAGCTTATTCCGCTATCAAACTCCTTAAAAGTTTAAGTGAGAACTTCAAGGTCGGCACATGA
- a CDS encoding PRC-barrel domain-containing protein, with the protein MVELSNLYGLDIYTSTGKYVGRVQDVVLNIKKGRVSKLKAKAMSPEKRDLGLKDVLKTSIRIVPESDEIRPLKEEGMIDIPYERVKAVGDILIISPEVKTHEVKKSYESPIR; encoded by the coding sequence ATGGTGGAATTATCCAACCTTTATGGCCTTGACATATACACTTCCACTGGTAAATATGTTGGCAGGGTTCAGGATGTTGTCCTTAACATAAAGAAAGGCCGAGTGTCAAAACTTAAAGCAAAGGCAATGAGCCCTGAGAAAAGAGATTTAGGGCTAAAAGATGTCTTGAAGACCAGCATACGTATAGTCCCAGAATCCGATGAAATTAGACCACTAAAAGAAGAAGGTATGATAGACATCCCATATGAAAGAGTTAAAGCCGTGGGTGACATACTTATAATATCCCCAGAGGTTAAAACACACGAAGTCAAAAAATCCTATGAAAGCCCAATAAGATAA
- a CDS encoding aminopeptidase P family protein — MDRLKAALEKVMEKSCDMAVISKSENIFYLTGFRPSTRAFLILTDEPFLMVTSMDIEEAENSSTIDVFEFKKSEDVKEKIGSLSPMTVIFEPSLPISTFSKLRDSFKCIIEDIIGDLRMIKEKVEIEYIRKALRIAEESFTEIEVQGVEAMIAADLEYHMKIRGSMKPAFDTIVASGVRSSNPHAEVSFSKIQTPVVIDWGATWKYYYSDTTRTIARREEEEEILDILLDAQREGVKTAKPGVKASYIDKVVRGVISEYGYEDNFIHSTGHGIGLEVHEPPSLSANEDIKLEKNMIVTIEPGIYIRGKFGMRTEDMILIKKNPKILNTLPSKI, encoded by the coding sequence ATGGATAGACTGAAGGCCGCGCTTGAAAAAGTGATGGAAAAAAGCTGTGACATGGCTGTGATATCCAAAAGTGAAAATATCTTCTATTTGACTGGTTTTAGACCGTCTACTCGTGCATTTTTGATCTTGACTGATGAACCATTTTTGATGGTTACTAGTATGGATATTGAGGAAGCCGAAAATTCATCAACAATTGATGTTTTTGAATTTAAGAAATCAGAGGATGTGAAAGAAAAAATTGGAAGTTTATCCCCCATGACTGTTATCTTTGAACCTTCACTTCCAATTAGTACATTCAGTAAGTTAAGAGATTCTTTTAAATGTATCATTGAGGACATTATAGGCGATCTCAGGATGATAAAAGAGAAAGTTGAAATAGAATATATCAGAAAGGCTTTAAGGATAGCGGAGGAATCTTTCACGGAAATAGAAGTTCAGGGTGTTGAAGCTATGATAGCAGCCGATCTTGAATATCATATGAAAATTAGGGGGTCTATGAAGCCTGCATTTGATACTATTGTAGCATCTGGTGTAAGGTCGAGTAATCCGCACGCTGAAGTTTCATTCAGTAAAATACAGACCCCTGTGGTCATTGATTGGGGTGCTACTTGGAAATATTATTATTCCGACACCACAAGAACCATTGCTAGGAGGGAAGAAGAGGAGGAGATACTTGACATTTTGTTGGATGCCCAAAGGGAAGGAGTGAAAACAGCCAAACCTGGAGTGAAAGCTTCATATATAGACAAGGTTGTGAGGGGTGTTATATCTGAATATGGGTATGAAGACAACTTCATACATTCCACTGGCCATGGTATAGGATTGGAAGTCCATGAACCGCCATCTTTATCGGCTAATGAGGATATTAAACTCGAAAAGAACATGATAGTAACAATAGAGCCTGGAATTTACATTAGGGGAAAATTTGGCATGAGAACTGAGGACATGATTCTCATCAAAAAAAATCCTAAAATATTAAATACACTCCCATCTAAAATATAA
- a CDS encoding class III signal peptide-containing protein: protein MEAKSMDIRDDETAQGSAEMILLFGGVIVIVIFAALWYKNYLISAGKEINQTDVQSVTNSIQSLKSKF from the coding sequence ATGGAGGCAAAATCAATGGATATAAGAGATGATGAAACAGCACAAGGCTCTGCTGAAATGATACTATTATTTGGTGGGGTTATCGTCATAGTGATTTTCGCAGCACTATGGTATAAAAACTATCTAATATCCGCAGGTAAAGAGATAAACCAGACTGATGTGCAAAGTGTTACAAATTCAATCCAAAGCCTTAAAAGTAAATTCTGA
- the phrB gene encoding deoxyribodipyrimidine photo-lyase — translation MIHKERIKNLNEFRSMDAHRGDYILYWMQASVRTHWNHALEYAIETANKMQKPLLTVFGLTSDFPEANSRHYRFLIEGLRHVKNELEDMGVIFSIQLNDPPSAVLKYSDDASLVITDRGYLEIQKKWYDELKASIDCPLIQVENNVIVPVETASNKEEYSAGTFRPKITRKLKYFMKPVHPKTLKVNSLDIDIESVDPDLDKLLKKLGLKDEMTPSIFQGGTKEAIKIFEKFLSEKLECFEKFRNDPVRNCLSNMSPYLHFGHISPLYLAYKASKAGKCPNFLEELIVRRELSINFVHYNDNYYTIKSLPGWAYNTLMEHASDPREYEYELKEFENAETHDKYWNAAQKEMVITGKMHGYMRMYWGKKILEWTEHPEKAYKIALHLNNKYEIDGRDPNGFAGVAWCFGKHDRAWGERKIFGKVRYMNDRGLKRKFKIQEYVNRIEAIEEQHP, via the coding sequence ATGATACATAAAGAAAGAATTAAAAACTTGAACGAATTTAGATCCATGGATGCCCACCGTGGAGATTATATTCTATATTGGATGCAAGCATCTGTAAGAACTCACTGGAATCATGCCCTTGAATACGCTATAGAAACCGCTAACAAAATGCAAAAGCCCCTCTTAACAGTCTTTGGACTCACTTCAGATTTCCCAGAAGCCAATTCACGCCATTACAGGTTTTTAATTGAAGGACTCCGTCATGTTAAGAATGAACTAGAAGATATGGGGGTGATATTTTCAATACAACTTAATGATCCCCCTTCTGCGGTTTTAAAATACTCAGATGATGCTTCACTTGTTATAACAGATAGAGGTTACCTTGAAATCCAGAAAAAGTGGTATGATGAACTCAAAGCATCTATTGACTGCCCACTAATCCAAGTAGAGAACAATGTTATTGTACCCGTTGAAACAGCCTCTAATAAGGAAGAATATTCCGCTGGGACATTCAGGCCTAAAATAACCCGTAAATTAAAATATTTTATGAAGCCGGTGCATCCAAAGACTCTTAAAGTGAATTCACTTGACATTGACATTGAATCAGTGGATCCTGATCTTGACAAACTCCTGAAAAAATTGGGCTTGAAGGATGAAATGACACCATCAATATTCCAAGGCGGCACAAAAGAAGCAATTAAAATCTTTGAAAAATTCTTATCGGAAAAACTTGAATGCTTCGAAAAGTTCAGAAATGACCCCGTAAGAAACTGTTTATCAAATATGAGTCCATACTTGCATTTTGGGCATATATCACCTTTATACTTAGCATACAAGGCCTCGAAAGCGGGGAAATGTCCAAATTTTCTGGAAGAGCTCATTGTAAGAAGAGAACTTAGCATAAACTTTGTCCATTACAATGATAACTATTACACAATTAAGTCTTTACCAGGATGGGCCTACAATACATTAATGGAACACGCATCCGACCCAAGAGAATACGAATACGAGTTAAAAGAATTTGAAAACGCCGAAACCCATGACAAATATTGGAACGCAGCCCAGAAAGAGATGGTAATCACTGGGAAAATGCACGGCTACATGAGAATGTACTGGGGTAAAAAGATCCTAGAATGGACTGAACACCCTGAAAAAGCATATAAGATCGCACTTCATCTCAATAATAAATATGAAATAGATGGTCGTGATCCTAACGGGTTTGCAGGAGTTGCTTGGTGTTTTGGGAAACACGATCGTGCTTGGGGCGAAAGAAAGATATTTGGGAAGGTCAGGTACATGAACGACCGTGGACTTAAAAGAAAGTTCAAAATCCAAGAATATGTGAATAGGATCGAAGCAATCGAAGAACAGCACCCTTGA
- a CDS encoding type II secretion system F family protein has protein sequence MVLLPEFLSPIVHVVEKAIPRNFLIRIQENLVRTGIYVKAAEIVTLILFTSIFFGLIGIIIAMILGMGLLIPFIAGFSLPPIIFAAYIFIMMERRIDTIEQGTPDFLRQIASLLRAGVGLETALEDISKQGKGPLYDELRRAVIEIKIGRTFDDALLSMGNRLKSDTLDRTFRMIIEGKRAGGSLADVIEAVAEDTRAVLALKRERKANVMMSVMFLVVAAIIAAPFALGMIMVYSAFIESLGKTNPILGTAKIAAGGYIVIHSIIAGLLIGIIMFGSARKGIKYAIPLAVLAFGIFYVIDKFGFVIVGSMAP, from the coding sequence ATGGTGCTTCTCCCAGAATTTTTATCCCCTATTGTCCATGTAGTTGAAAAAGCGATCCCTAGAAACTTCCTTATAAGAATACAGGAGAACCTTGTTAGAACAGGGATTTATGTAAAAGCCGCTGAAATTGTAACATTAATCCTATTTACAAGCATATTCTTCGGATTAATTGGGATTATAATAGCCATGATCTTGGGCATGGGCCTTTTAATCCCATTTATCGCAGGTTTTTCTCTTCCCCCTATAATATTTGCCGCTTATATTTTTATAATGATGGAGCGGAGAATCGATACAATAGAACAGGGAACTCCAGATTTTCTAAGGCAGATAGCATCACTTTTACGTGCAGGAGTCGGTCTTGAAACAGCCCTTGAAGACATATCAAAACAGGGAAAGGGCCCATTATATGATGAATTGAGGAGGGCGGTTATCGAGATAAAGATAGGGAGAACATTTGATGATGCTCTATTGTCAATGGGTAATAGACTGAAATCTGACACTCTTGACAGGACCTTCAGGATGATAATAGAGGGTAAAAGGGCTGGTGGAAGCCTTGCGGATGTCATAGAAGCTGTTGCAGAGGATACGCGTGCAGTTTTAGCCCTTAAAAGGGAGCGGAAGGCTAATGTGATGATGTCTGTCATGTTCCTTGTGGTGGCCGCTATAATCGCAGCGCCATTCGCACTTGGAATGATCATGGTATACTCAGCATTCATAGAATCCCTCGGAAAAACCAATCCAATCCTCGGAACTGCAAAGATCGCTGCTGGAGGTTATATAGTAATCCATTCTATAATAGCAGGGTTACTTATAGGCATAATCATGTTTGGAAGTGCTAGAAAGGGTATCAAATATGCCATTCCATTGGCTGTTTTAGCATTTGGCATATTCTATGTTATTGACAAGTTTGGCTTTGTAATCGTGGGCTCCATGGCACCATAA
- a CDS encoding radical SAM protein has translation MDFKNCKLCEWRCGVNRLEGETGICNVGLPEVAYTSLAYILKSYSITFLGCSFKCLYCNAYRISQYPDTGWIYRGYIEPEKMARETLEHLESPLARNIGAYRLSFTGGEPTIHTPYLEELVGKIRRFSPSIEVGIATNGFPTMKTFKRILRIADFINFEIKAFNDEVHRNLTGAPSEPVLRNAAYLAEKAPEKVRTFRTVVIPRITDKEVPRIAEFLAEINEEIPYRLVGFRPNFVLYYHSGPSKGLMEDLVKECEKKGLKNVDYSGYYPLKAKDPDYYLKKLGCPLPRNCGECRFKDECKSILMEPWLFK, from the coding sequence ATGGATTTTAAAAATTGTAAACTTTGTGAGTGGCGATGCGGTGTAAACCGTCTTGAAGGAGAAACTGGCATTTGCAATGTAGGATTACCAGAGGTAGCATATACAAGTTTAGCTTATATTCTGAAAAGTTATTCCATAACTTTCCTTGGCTGCTCATTCAAATGCTTATATTGTAACGCCTATCGGATTTCACAATATCCGGATACAGGATGGATTTATAGAGGCTATATTGAACCTGAGAAGATGGCCAGGGAGACCTTAGAACATCTTGAAAGTCCACTCGCGAGGAATATAGGAGCATATAGGCTTAGTTTCACTGGAGGGGAACCCACAATACACACACCATATCTTGAAGAGCTTGTAGGGAAAATAAGAAGATTTAGCCCTTCAATTGAAGTGGGCATCGCCACGAATGGTTTCCCAACAATGAAAACCTTTAAGAGGATTTTGAGGATTGCGGATTTCATAAATTTTGAAATCAAAGCATTTAATGATGAGGTCCACAGAAACCTTACAGGGGCGCCATCAGAGCCGGTATTAAGGAATGCTGCCTATCTTGCGGAAAAAGCCCCTGAAAAGGTTAGAACTTTCAGGACAGTTGTGATACCAAGGATAACCGATAAAGAAGTTCCTAGGATAGCGGAGTTTCTAGCAGAAATAAACGAAGAAATCCCTTATAGACTTGTCGGATTCAGGCCCAACTTCGTATTATATTATCATAGTGGGCCATCCAAGGGTTTGATGGAAGATCTTGTAAAAGAGTGTGAAAAGAAGGGTTTAAAGAATGTTGATTATTCTGGATATTATCCATTAAAGGCGAAAGATCCAGATTATTATCTTAAAAAACTTGGATGTCCATTACCACGAAATTGTGGAGAATGCAGATTTAAAGATGAATGTAAGAGTATATTAATGGAACCATGGCTTTTTAAATGA
- a CDS encoding histidine kinase dimerization/phosphoacceptor domain -containing protein translates to MPSTNKDWQNLRKAIMGFSGKSVRKSYYPQLKDTLHKLQRFKTLLDHTRDFIFLIDTDGKIIDINKSSLINLEYSKDEINSIFNIIPKGYHEKFKKILSRKEKMSIEAPLIKKDGNLILTEMNLDTVKFNENDYAVIVARDIRKRKELEDKLKRSLEEKKLLLKEIHHRVKNNLQIISSLLSLQSINQCKNGTFKETQDRIRSMALIHEQLYQSEDLSRINFRKYVEKLTRNLVYSYSTGKSINIKLDVEDLHLNIDTIIPLGLIINELVTNALKYAFNGRTQGTIYISFKRVEDNLELKVKDDGIGFPVGKLQENKSLGLKLVNILVGQLKGKMSVESHDGSCFKIIFKG, encoded by the coding sequence ATGCCATCAACAAATAAGGATTGGCAAAATCTTAGAAAAGCTATTATGGGCTTCAGCGGAAAATCTGTGAGAAAGAGTTATTATCCCCAATTAAAGGATACACTCCACAAACTTCAAAGATTTAAAACTTTACTTGACCATACAAGAGACTTCATATTCCTAATTGATACCGATGGAAAAATAATAGATATTAATAAATCAAGCCTTATCAATCTAGAATATTCAAAGGATGAGATAAACTCCATTTTCAATATAATCCCCAAAGGATACCATGAAAAGTTCAAGAAAATCCTTTCAAGGAAAGAGAAAATGTCCATAGAAGCACCCCTCATCAAAAAGGATGGAAATCTCATCCTAACTGAAATGAACTTAGATACTGTTAAGTTTAATGAAAATGATTATGCTGTTATCGTAGCCAGGGATATAAGAAAACGTAAAGAATTGGAGGACAAGCTTAAAAGATCCCTCGAAGAGAAAAAACTCCTATTAAAGGAAATCCATCACCGAGTGAAAAATAATCTGCAAATAATCTCAAGCTTACTCAGCCTACAATCAATAAACCAATGCAAGAATGGTACATTCAAAGAAACACAAGATAGGATAAGGTCCATGGCGCTTATACATGAACAATTATACCAATCTGAGGATCTTTCAAGGATAAACTTCAGAAAGTATGTGGAAAAGCTTACAAGGAATCTTGTCTATTCATATTCTACGGGAAAATCCATAAATATAAAATTGGATGTTGAAGATTTACACCTTAACATCGACACTATAATACCCCTTGGCTTGATCATCAACGAACTTGTAACAAACGCCCTGAAGTATGCATTCAATGGCAGGACACAAGGGACAATATACATTAGTTTTAAGAGAGTGGAGGACAACCTTGAATTGAAAGTGAAAGATGATGGTATAGGATTTCCAGTAGGTAAACTTCAAGAAAACAAGTCATTAGGCTTGAAACTTGTTAATATCCTTGTAGGACAATTAAAGGGTAAAATGTCCGTTGAAAGTCATGATGGTAGTTGCTTTAAAATAATATTCAAAGGATAG
- a CDS encoding tRNA-binding protein, with translation MWDTSQDYRFKVADKSISLFMKAVESGSLHGQWNKKLAVQMADEIKKILQSLIYSYLEPKELTYSPEMQLIKEKGENIIEALGGEKWAELFLKEAKDKEKTEENIARIKFFLNTILKLKERIMLGKILDPIIGVDIIVGEVMSSTKHPRATRLQICNVNIGDRSIKVVTNDLKVKMGDHVAVALLPPQNFMGITSEGMFLGTEGVLRNVEGEIGCLPKKIPLESLNEARKIVEKFIEGK, from the coding sequence GTGTGGGATACAAGCCAAGATTATAGATTTAAAGTTGCTGATAAATCTATAAGCCTATTCATGAAAGCCGTTGAATCAGGTAGCCTCCACGGGCAATGGAATAAAAAATTAGCCGTTCAAATGGCCGATGAAATTAAAAAGATCCTCCAAAGCCTTATTTATTCCTATCTTGAACCAAAAGAACTTACATATTCACCAGAAATGCAGTTGATTAAAGAAAAGGGAGAAAATATAATAGAAGCTCTCGGAGGTGAAAAATGGGCTGAATTGTTCCTTAAAGAGGCAAAAGATAAAGAGAAAACAGAAGAAAATATTGCTAGGATAAAATTTTTCCTTAATACAATACTCAAACTTAAAGAGCGTATAATGTTGGGTAAAATCCTCGACCCAATTATAGGCGTCGACATAATAGTAGGGGAAGTTATGAGTTCCACTAAGCACCCACGAGCCACTAGGCTCCAAATATGCAATGTCAACATTGGTGATAGATCCATTAAGGTTGTGACAAATGATCTGAAGGTTAAAATGGGAGATCATGTTGCAGTCGCATTATTACCACCACAAAATTTCATGGGAATAACAAGTGAAGGAATGTTCCTGGGCACAGAGGGCGTCCTAAGGAATGTTGAAGGCGAAATAGGTTGTCTTCCAAAAAAAATACCCCTAGAATCTCTTAATGAGGCGAGGAAAATAGTAGAAAAGTTCATAGAAGGAAAATAA
- a CDS encoding iron-containing alcohol dehydrogenase, with translation MDEFNLRKFVTGELVFGEGARLLTPQYAINLGAEKILLVTDHGIEKAGHVDEIESLLTENGLEYVIYNDVTPNPRDYEVMEGARVFEAEECNFIIALGGGSPIDCAKGIGIVTSNKDNILKFEGVDQITVPGPPIICIPTTAGTSADISQFAIIKDTKRKTKIAIISRTLIPDVSLIDPYTTLTMDKLLTASTGMDALAHAIEAYVSTASSHLTDINALDAIKLISENLHKTIKDPKNLDLRTNMMLASLEAGLAFSNASLGLLHAMAHSLGGRLDIPHGVANAILIEDVIEFNFPANPQKYKRIAEALGLKSETKGVKDALISKLKDFKKELGIDMSLEDYGILEDKIDELAELAFNDPCIVTNPRKPRIDDIKGIFENAINK, from the coding sequence ATGGACGAATTTAATCTTAGAAAATTTGTTACAGGTGAACTAGTATTCGGAGAAGGTGCAAGATTACTAACCCCACAATATGCGATAAACCTTGGAGCAGAGAAAATACTCCTTGTAACTGATCATGGTATAGAAAAGGCCGGCCATGTAGATGAGATAGAATCCCTACTAACTGAGAATGGACTAGAATATGTAATCTACAATGATGTTACGCCAAATCCACGCGATTATGAGGTTATGGAAGGTGCCAGGGTTTTTGAGGCCGAAGAGTGCAATTTTATAATAGCCCTTGGGGGTGGAAGTCCAATAGACTGTGCAAAGGGCATAGGTATAGTAACCTCCAACAAAGATAATATCCTCAAATTTGAAGGCGTTGACCAAATAACAGTACCTGGCCCCCCAATTATTTGCATACCAACCACAGCCGGAACATCAGCAGACATTTCACAATTTGCAATAATAAAAGACACCAAGAGAAAAACCAAAATTGCCATAATAAGCAGAACCCTCATCCCAGATGTTTCACTCATAGACCCATATACAACCCTAACCATGGACAAACTACTCACAGCATCCACTGGTATGGACGCCCTCGCACATGCAATAGAAGCCTATGTATCCACCGCAAGCTCACATTTAACAGATATAAATGCACTTGACGCTATAAAACTAATAAGTGAAAATTTGCACAAAACCATCAAAGACCCCAAAAATCTTGACCTACGTACCAATATGATGCTCGCAAGCCTGGAAGCAGGATTGGCCTTCTCCAATGCAAGTCTAGGTCTTCTACATGCAATGGCACACAGCTTAGGCGGTAGATTGGACATTCCCCATGGAGTGGCTAACGCCATACTAATAGAAGATGTTATAGAATTCAATTTCCCTGCAAACCCGCAAAAGTACAAGAGAATAGCAGAAGCCCTAGGCTTAAAGTCAGAGACAAAAGGGGTGAAAGATGCTCTTATATCCAAGTTAAAAGATTTTAAGAAGGAACTTGGAATTGACATGAGCCTGGAAGATTATGGTATCCTAGAAGATAAGATAGATGAACTCGCAGAATTAGCATTTAATGACCCTTGTATTGTTACAAATCCGCGCAAGCCAAGAATAGACGATATAAAGGGGATATTTGAGAATGCCATCAACAAATAA